The nucleotide window CGCTACGGCATCGAGGAGGAGAAATACCGCCGCTTCCGCTACGGCGTGCAGGTGAACAGCCTCGGCCTGACCGAGCAGCAGCCGGAAAACAACGTCTACCGCATCCTGCTCGAGATGCTGGCGGTGACGCTGTCGAAGAATGCCCGCGCCCGCGCGGTCCAGCTGCCGGCCTGGAACGAGGCGCTGGGCCTGCCGCGTCCCTGGGACCAGCAATGGTCGCTGCGCATGCAGCAGATCGTCGCCTATGAAACGGATCTCCTGGAATACGGCGATCTCTTCGACGGCAATCCGGCCATCGCCGCCAAGGTCGAGGAACTCAAGGCCGGCGCCCGCGCCGAACTGGCGACGCTGGACGAGATGGGCGGCGCCATTGCCGCCATCGAATACATGAAGTCGCGGCTGGTCGAATCCAATGCCGAGCGGCTGAATCGCATCGAGGCGAACGAGACGGTCGTGGTCGGCGTGAACCGCTGGCAGCAGGGCGAGCCCTCGCCGCTGACCGCCGGCGACGGCGGCATCATGGTGGTCGATCCGGCGGTCGAGCAGGACCAGATCGCCCGGCTGGAGGCCTGGCGGCAGGCGCGCGACGAGGCGGCCGTCCAGGCCGCCCTCACCGCGCTGCGCGATGCCGCGCAGAGCGGCCGGAACGTGATGCCGTTCTCCATCGCCGCCGCCAAGGCGGGGGCGACCACCGGCGAATGGGCGGCGGTGATGCGCCAGGTGCATGGCGAATATCGCGGCCCGACCGGCGTCTCGGCCAGCCCGTCCAACCGCACCGAGGGGCTGGAGCCGATCCGCGAGGCGGTGGACGCCGTCAGCCGGCGCCTGGGCCGGCGGCTGAAATTCCTGGTCGGCAAGCCCGGCCTCGACGGCCATTCCAACGGCGCCGAGCAGATCGCCTTCCGCGCCCGCGACTGCGGCATGGACATCACCTATGAGGGCATCCGCCTGACCCCCGAGCAGATCGTCGCCCGCGCCGCCGAGGACAATGCCCATGTCGTCGGCCTGTCGATTCTGTCGGGCAGCCACCTGCCGCTGATCGAGGAGCTGATGGAGCGCATGCGCGCCGCCGGCCTGACGCATGTCCCGGTGGTGGTCGGCGGCATCATCCCCGACGAGGACGCGGCCCGGCTGCTGAAGCTGGGCGTGGCGCGGGTCTATACGCCCAAGGATTTCGAGCTCAACCGGATCATGATGGACATCGTGGCCCTGGTCGAGCCCGAGGAAGCCGCCGCCTGAGCCGGTGGCCCGGCCGCAGGGGCATTGAGCACCGAAGAAGCGGCCGCGCCGCCGGTTTCTTCGTCGTCCAAATACCCGAAACGCGGCCGCGCCGTCAGTCCTTCAGCAGCAGAATCAGCGCGGCGACGGTCGCCAGCACCCCGGGCAGCACCGCCAGCGGCGGCAGGCCCCGGGTCAGGACGGCTTCCAGCAGGATGACCCAGGCCGGGGTCAGATAGGTATAGGCCATCACCTTGGACGAGGGCAGGCGCATGGTGGCGAATTGCACCAGCGCCGTGGTCAGCGCGCTGGCGAAGATCGCCACGTAAAGCAGCGTCACCCAGACGATGGCCGGCAGATGCGCCCAATCCGTCTGCAGGATCGCCCGCCCGCCCCAGACCAGCAGGATCAGCCCGCCGGCGCAGAGCGTGGCGAGGGTCGAGGCGATCGGCGTCTCGCCCCGGTTCAGCCGCCGCACCATCGGCGTATAGAGCGCATGCGCCGCGCAGCCGACCAGGTAGATCGCCTCGCCGCGGCCGAATTCCAGCCGCAGCAGCGCCGCCGCGTCGCCGCCGAAGATCACCCAAAGCGAGCCCGCCGCCCCCAGCGCCAGCGCCAGGGCGATGCGCCCGGTCATGCGCTGCCGCATCAAGAGCCAGCCGAAGCCCGCCGCCATCAGCGGCGTCAGCGTGAACACCGCCGCGGCCGAGACCGGCAGCGCGGTCTTCAGCCCCTCGAACATCAGCACGAAATAGGCGGCGAAAAGCCCGCCCAGCAGCAGGTAGCGCCAGGGGGCGCGAAAGGCCGCGCGCGGGATGCCGGGCCCGGCCAGCGCGACGCCGCCGACCACGCCCGCGGCGATGGCGAAGCGCGCCGCCGAGATCGCCGCCGGGTCGATCAGGTTCGCCGCCCGCGCCCCGAGCGAGAAGGAGCCGGCGATCGCGGCCGAGAACAGCAGCATCGCCGCATGGCCCTGCAGCGTCTCGCGCCGCATCTGCGGCACCGCGGCCGAAAGCTCGGCCATCAGCCGCGCCCGAGCATGTAGAACTCGTCGTTCGGCCGGATGTCGCCGGCATTCACCAGCCGGTTCGACATGCCGAAAAAGGCGGCGATGGCGCCGATGTCCCAGATCTCGTCCCGAGTGAAGCCGGCCTCGACCAGGGCGGCATGGTCGCCGGCCTCGATGTCCTGCGCCCGCAGCGCCACCTTCTCGGCATAGACCAGCATGGCGCGTTCGCGGGGCGTCAGGTCCGCCTTGCGCCAGTTCACCGCCACCTGGTCGGCGATCAGCGCGTTCTTGGCCCGGATGCGCAGGATGGCGCCATGCGCCACCACGCAATATTGGCACTGGTTCAGCCCCGAGGTGGCGACCACGATCAGCTCGCGCTCGGCCTTGCTCAGGCCCGACTCGCGTTCCATCAGAGCGTCGTGATAGGCGAAGAAGGCGCGGAATTCGTCCGGGCGATGCGCCAGGGCCAGGAAGACGTTCGGCACGAAGCCGGATTTCTCGGCCACCTTGCGGATGCGGGCGGCGATATCCTCGGGCATCTCGTCCAGCGAGGGCACGGGGAAGCGGCTGATGGGATGGGTCATGGTGCGGTCCTCCGGGGGCCGAGGTTTTCACCAAAGCCGGCGCAGGGTCAACGGGGCAGGGTCAACGGGGCAGGTCGAGGGGGCAGGTCATCCGGCCCGCGCTTGACTTCGCGGGCCATTGCGCCTATCCACGCCGGGATTCCCCGGAAGGTCTGGCCTTCCGGTCCCCGCATGCCGGGGATCGCCCCCCGTCAGCGCGTTGCGCCCACGGGGGCGTCACTGTTTATTCGCGCCCCTTGCGGGCAACGGCAACCATTGGAGGGCCGCCGATGTTTGAAAACCTGTCCGACCGCCTTGGCGGCGTCTTCGACCGGCTGACCAAGCAGGGTGCCCTGTCCGAGGAGGATGTCGCCGCCGCCATGCGCGAGGTGCGCGTCGCGCTGCTGGAAGCCGACGTCTCGCTGCCGGTCGCGCGCAGCTTCGTGAAATCCGTCACCGCCAAGGCCACCGGCAGCGCCGTCACCAAGTCGATCACCCCCGGCCAGCAGGTGGTCAAGATCGTCCATGACGAGCTGATCAAGGTGCTGCAGGGCGAGGGCGAGCCCGACGCGCTGCGCATCGACAATCCGCCGGCGCCGATCCTGATGGTCGGCCTGCAGGGCTCGGGCAAGACCACCACCACGGCCAAGCTGGCCAAGCGCCTCAAGGACCGCGAGAAGAAGCGGGTGCTGCTGGCCTCGCTCGACACCAACCGCCCGGCCGCCATGGAGCAGCTGGCGATCCTGGGCCAGCAGATCGGCGTCGACACCCTGCCGATCGTCCCGGGCGAGAATGCCGTGCAGATCGCGAAACGCGCCAAGCAGCAGGCGACGCTGGGCGGCTATGACGTCTACATGCTCGACACCGCCGGCCGGCTGCATATCGACGAAGTGCTGATGGACGAGGTGCAGGCGGTCCGCGACGTGGCCAACCCGCGCGAGACGCTGCTGGTCGTCGACGGGCTGACCGGCCAGGACGCGGTGAACGTCGCCACCGAATTCGACGGCAAGGTCGGCATCTCGGGCGTGGTGCTGACCCGGATGGACGGCGACGGCCGCGGCGGTGCGGCGCTGTCGATGCGCGCCGTGACCGGCAAGCCGATCCGCTTCGTCGGCCTTGGCGAAAAGATGGACGCGCTGGAAGCCTTCGACGCGCAGCGCGTCGCCGGCCGCATCCTCGGCATGGGCGACATCGTCGCGCTGGTCGAGAAGGCGCAGGAGGTGCTGGAGGTCGAGCAGGCCGAGCGCATGATGAAGCGCTTCCAGAAGGGTCTGTTCAACATGAACGACCTGAAAGGCCAGCTCGAACAGATGATGAAGATGGGGGGCATGCAGTCCATCATGGGCATGATGCCCGGCATGGGCAAGATGGCCAAGCAGGCCGAGGCCGCCGGCTTCGACGACAAGGCGATCAAGCGCCAGATCGCGCTGATCAACTCGATGACCAGGAAGGAACGCGCCAACCCGGACCTGCTGCAGGCCAGCCGCAAGAAGCGCATCGCCGCCGGTGCCGGCATGGAAGTGTCGGAACTGAACAAGCTGCTGAAGATGCAGAAGCAGATGGCCGACACGATGAAGAAGCTCGGCAAGATGGGCAAGGGCGGGATGCTGAAACAGGCCATGCGCGCCATGACCGGCAAGGGCGGCGGGCTGCCCGACATGGCCAATGTCGATCCCGAGAAGATGG belongs to Paracoccus sp. TOH and includes:
- a CDS encoding protein meaA, with the protein product MAEKDKPWLFRTYAGHSTAEKSNALYRGNLAKGQTGLSVAFDLPTQTGYDSDHVLARGEVGKVGVPISHLGDMRALFDQIPLEQMNTSMTINATAPWLLSLYIAVAEEQGADITRLQGTVQNDIIKEYLSRGTYICPPKPSLKMITDVAAYTAKSLPKWNPMNVCSYHLQEAGATPEQELAYALATGIAVLDDLRGKVEARDFPAMVGRISFFVNAGIRFVTELCKMRAFTELWDEICRERYGIEEEKYRRFRYGVQVNSLGLTEQQPENNVYRILLEMLAVTLSKNARARAVQLPAWNEALGLPRPWDQQWSLRMQQIVAYETDLLEYGDLFDGNPAIAAKVEELKAGARAELATLDEMGGAIAAIEYMKSRLVESNAERLNRIEANETVVVGVNRWQQGEPSPLTAGDGGIMVVDPAVEQDQIARLEAWRQARDEAAVQAALTALRDAAQSGRNVMPFSIAAAKAGATTGEWAAVMRQVHGEYRGPTGVSASPSNRTEGLEPIREAVDAVSRRLGRRLKFLVGKPGLDGHSNGAEQIAFRARDCGMDITYEGIRLTPEQIVARAAEDNAHVVGLSILSGSHLPLIEELMERMRAAGLTHVPVVVGGIIPDEDAARLLKLGVARVYTPKDFELNRIMMDIVALVEPEEAAA
- a CDS encoding DMT family transporter, which translates into the protein MAELSAAVPQMRRETLQGHAAMLLFSAAIAGSFSLGARAANLIDPAAISAARFAIAAGVVGGVALAGPGIPRAAFRAPWRYLLLGGLFAAYFVLMFEGLKTALPVSAAAVFTLTPLMAAGFGWLLMRQRMTGRIALALALGAAGSLWVIFGGDAAALLRLEFGRGEAIYLVGCAAHALYTPMVRRLNRGETPIASTLATLCAGGLILLVWGGRAILQTDWAHLPAIVWVTLLYVAIFASALTTALVQFATMRLPSSKVMAYTYLTPAWVILLEAVLTRGLPPLAVLPGVLATVAALILLLKD
- a CDS encoding peroxidase-related enzyme (This protein belongs to a clade of uncharacterized proteins related to peroxidases such as the alkylhydroperoxidase AhpD.), which gives rise to MTHPISRFPVPSLDEMPEDIAARIRKVAEKSGFVPNVFLALAHRPDEFRAFFAYHDALMERESGLSKAERELIVVATSGLNQCQYCVVAHGAILRIRAKNALIADQVAVNWRKADLTPRERAMLVYAEKVALRAQDIEAGDHAALVEAGFTRDEIWDIGAIAAFFGMSNRLVNAGDIRPNDEFYMLGRG
- the ffh gene encoding signal recognition particle protein produces the protein MFENLSDRLGGVFDRLTKQGALSEEDVAAAMREVRVALLEADVSLPVARSFVKSVTAKATGSAVTKSITPGQQVVKIVHDELIKVLQGEGEPDALRIDNPPAPILMVGLQGSGKTTTTAKLAKRLKDREKKRVLLASLDTNRPAAMEQLAILGQQIGVDTLPIVPGENAVQIAKRAKQQATLGGYDVYMLDTAGRLHIDEVLMDEVQAVRDVANPRETLLVVDGLTGQDAVNVATEFDGKVGISGVVLTRMDGDGRGGAALSMRAVTGKPIRFVGLGEKMDALEAFDAQRVAGRILGMGDIVALVEKAQEVLEVEQAERMMKRFQKGLFNMNDLKGQLEQMMKMGGMQSIMGMMPGMGKMAKQAEAAGFDDKAIKRQIALINSMTRKERANPDLLQASRKKRIAAGAGMEVSELNKLLKMQKQMADTMKKLGKMGKGGMLKQAMRAMTGKGGGLPDMANVDPEKMAEATKMLQDPKGLGGDLGKLNLPGGLSGLFGKK